A single genomic interval of Ramlibacter pinisoli harbors:
- a CDS encoding hybrid sensor histidine kinase/response regulator: protein MTFFGDLLERYRSYHRAEPVMIWYAGLLGAVAFPLFFLLRFSRQGLGYDDFYLRLAAAGLCLLLILRRWWPARLQPYFYEYSYGVLIFLLPFMFMFTALKNGGDTAGVASTLMAVFFVIFMTDWRNMLLMVGVGFSAAIGAFWLTEPEPFVSPEYVGRLPTLLLVMVGGSLFKLAMERATAAMVRSAYASIAGSIAHEMRNPLAHIGHSLEQLEQVLPPPGVTEQALGPRQIDALYRHVSEGERAVQRGLQVIAMTLDEVNGKAADPASLKLLSAAAVVDKAVREFVFDDDAARERVTVSVEEDFVFLGDETSCLFALFNLLKNALYYVSSAPQLQVRLSVGGQTIRVLDNGPGIPAAQLSRLFEPFRSVGKSGGTGLGLSYCMRAMRSIGGMITCDSRPGQYTEFTLRFPVVPPDRQEAHRRELSDWLRGALAGKRLLVVDDDPAQARAAVRKLEGLEVAIDEAGDGQAALDLLASRRYELVLMDIRMAGIDGYSVVERIRRDGVSLNPEVRVLAHSSEPEHLARVKAQKVGMDGFLPKPCSQLSMLEAMAQAIRAPRHRRVMAATRPLGGRTVVVADDSAGNRRLVSAYLGAAGASVVEAGSGSLAIQAMRERPADALVVDIHMPGMGGIETAAAIRASGMPWAGVPIVALTGRSDADIRREAQQAGVSAFLVKPVEAGALCSTLEALLKQTPAPAVQVRPAAHGLLDEGRLEGYRRLDMLDEVLADYLPRLEELSGAFGQAVRSRRLQEAEEVLHALLGAAGEAGAAALHEEVRRIYVPIVETGDWPQGLDWLDRIDRLASTSVSALRAYGAGPQPVTAG from the coding sequence ATGACATTCTTCGGCGACCTGCTGGAGCGCTACCGCTCGTACCACCGCGCCGAGCCGGTGATGATCTGGTATGCCGGCCTGCTGGGCGCCGTGGCGTTCCCGCTGTTCTTCCTGCTGCGGTTCTCGCGCCAGGGCCTGGGCTACGACGATTTCTACCTGCGCCTGGCGGCGGCCGGCCTGTGCCTGCTGCTGATCCTGCGGCGCTGGTGGCCGGCCCGCCTGCAGCCGTACTTCTACGAGTACTCCTACGGGGTCCTGATCTTCCTGCTGCCGTTCATGTTCATGTTCACGGCGCTGAAGAACGGCGGCGACACCGCCGGCGTGGCCAGCACGCTGATGGCGGTGTTCTTCGTCATCTTCATGACCGACTGGCGCAACATGCTGCTCATGGTGGGCGTCGGCTTCTCGGCCGCGATCGGCGCCTTCTGGCTCACCGAGCCCGAGCCCTTCGTGTCGCCCGAGTACGTGGGGCGCCTGCCGACCCTGCTGCTGGTGATGGTGGGCGGCAGCCTGTTCAAGCTGGCGATGGAGCGCGCCACCGCCGCGATGGTGCGCAGCGCCTATGCCTCCATCGCCGGCTCCATCGCGCACGAGATGCGCAACCCGCTGGCCCACATCGGCCACAGCCTGGAACAGCTGGAGCAGGTGCTGCCGCCGCCCGGCGTGACCGAGCAGGCGCTGGGCCCGCGCCAGATCGATGCCCTCTACCGGCACGTGTCGGAAGGCGAACGGGCCGTGCAGCGCGGGCTGCAGGTGATCGCCATGACGCTGGACGAGGTGAACGGCAAGGCGGCCGATCCGGCCTCGCTGAAGCTGCTGTCCGCTGCCGCCGTCGTCGACAAGGCGGTGCGCGAGTTCGTGTTCGACGACGACGCCGCGCGCGAGCGCGTCACCGTCAGCGTGGAGGAGGACTTCGTCTTCCTGGGTGACGAGACCAGCTGCCTGTTCGCGCTGTTCAACCTGCTCAAGAACGCGCTGTACTACGTGTCCAGCGCGCCGCAGCTGCAGGTGCGGCTGTCGGTGGGCGGCCAGACCATCCGGGTGCTGGACAACGGGCCGGGCATCCCGGCGGCCCAGCTGTCCCGGCTGTTCGAGCCGTTCCGCTCGGTCGGCAAGAGCGGCGGCACCGGGCTGGGGCTGAGCTATTGCATGCGGGCCATGCGTTCCATCGGCGGCATGATCACCTGCGATTCGCGGCCGGGCCAGTACACCGAGTTCACGCTGCGGTTCCCGGTGGTGCCGCCCGATCGCCAGGAAGCGCACCGGCGCGAACTGTCCGACTGGCTGCGCGGCGCCCTGGCGGGCAAGCGGCTGCTGGTGGTCGACGACGATCCGGCCCAGGCCCGGGCGGCGGTGCGCAAGCTGGAGGGCCTGGAAGTCGCGATCGACGAGGCCGGCGACGGCCAGGCCGCGCTCGACCTGCTGGCCAGCCGGCGCTACGAGCTGGTGCTGATGGACATCCGCATGGCCGGCATCGACGGCTATTCGGTGGTCGAGAGGATCCGGCGCGACGGCGTGTCGCTCAACCCCGAGGTGCGGGTGCTGGCGCACAGCAGCGAGCCGGAACACCTGGCGCGCGTCAAGGCGCAGAAGGTCGGCATGGACGGCTTCCTGCCCAAGCCCTGCAGCCAGTTGTCGATGCTGGAGGCGATGGCCCAGGCGATCCGCGCGCCGCGCCACCGGCGCGTGATGGCCGCCACCCGCCCGCTGGGCGGCCGCACGGTGGTGGTGGCCGACGACAGCGCCGGCAACCGGCGCCTCGTGTCGGCCTACCTCGGCGCGGCCGGCGCCAGCGTCGTCGAGGCCGGCAGCGGCAGCCTGGCAATCCAGGCGATGCGGGAGCGCCCCGCCGACGCGCTGGTGGTCGACATCCACATGCCCGGCATGGGCGGCATCGAGACCGCAGCCGCCATCCGGGCCAGCGGCATGCCCTGGGCCGGCGTGCCCATCGTCGCCCTGACCGGCCGCTCCGATGCCGACATCCGGCGCGAGGCGCAGCAGGCGGGTGTGAGCGCGTTCCTGGTCAAGCCGGTCGAGGCCGGCGCCCTGTGCAGCACGCTCGAGGCCCTGCTGAAGCAGACGCCGGCGCCCGCCGTCCAGGTCCGGCCGGCCGCGCACGGGCTGCTGGACGAGGGGCGCCTGGAAGGCTACCGCCGCCTCGACATGCTCGACGAGGTGCTGGCCGACTACCTGCCGCGGCTGGAGGAACTGTCCGGGGCGTTCGGCCAGGCGGTGCGCTCACGCCGCCTGCAGGAAGCCGAGGAAGTTCTGCATGCCCTCCTGGGCGCGGCGGGGGAGGCCGGTGCCGCGGCCCTGCACGAGGAGGTGAGGCGCATCTACGTGCCGATCGTGGAGACGGGCGACTGGCCCCAGGGCCTGGACTGGCTCGACCGCATCGACCGGCTGGCCTCCACCAGCGTGTCGGCGCTGCGCGCCTACGGCGCCGGCCCGCAGCCGGTCACCGCCGGCTAG
- a CDS encoding response regulator, whose amino-acid sequence MHLPASHDQPRRVLIVDDDEDFLTTLADLLRHYGHEVLAVGTGEAALAATQDWVPHLVLLDLAMPGLNGYDTALALRADARLHDTMIVAVSGFGSHEERDRAAAADIDLHLVKPISLDEMERVLALTGRRPAR is encoded by the coding sequence ATGCACCTGCCCGCTTCCCACGACCAGCCCCGCCGGGTGCTGATCGTCGACGACGACGAGGACTTCCTCACCACCCTGGCGGACCTGCTGCGCCACTACGGCCACGAGGTGCTGGCCGTGGGGACCGGCGAGGCGGCGCTCGCCGCGACGCAGGACTGGGTGCCCCACCTGGTGCTGCTGGACCTCGCCATGCCGGGCCTGAACGGCTACGACACCGCCCTCGCCCTGCGCGCCGACGCGCGGCTGCACGACACCATGATCGTCGCCGTGTCCGGGTTCGGCAGCCACGAGGAACGTGACCGGGCCGCCGCGGCCGACATCGACCTGCACCTGGTCAAGCCGATCTCCCTCGACGAGATGGAGCGCGTGCTCGCGCTCACCGGTCGCCGGCCGGCGCGCTGA
- a CDS encoding N-acyl amino acid synthase FeeM domain-containing protein has product MGFVGAFEVDGELIGTIRLVPMGHGLTLTDQLVEQLGDAAPQVPGTRWEVGRLVLAEAHRTDVDALRRCLFLSLDYASRQTEVHHLFASCSHVLSRLYRRFAFSPFAANVPLHGTAKSYTLIHGRAHDVLQALGRGRAASTTLQ; this is encoded by the coding sequence TTGGGGTTCGTCGGTGCCTTCGAAGTCGACGGTGAGCTGATCGGCACCATCCGTCTCGTTCCCATGGGCCACGGCCTGACGCTCACCGACCAGCTGGTCGAGCAGCTCGGAGACGCCGCGCCCCAGGTCCCCGGCACCCGCTGGGAGGTCGGCCGCCTCGTCCTGGCGGAGGCCCACCGGACCGACGTCGACGCCCTGCGGCGTTGCCTGTTCCTCTCCCTTGACTACGCCAGCCGGCAGACCGAGGTGCACCACCTCTTCGCGTCCTGCTCGCACGTGCTCAGCCGCCTGTACCGGCGCTTCGCGTTCTCCCCCTTCGCCGCCAACGTCCCGCTGCACGGCACCGCAAAGTCCTACACGCTGATCCACGGCCGCGCGCACGACGTGCTGCAGGCCCTCGGACGCGGCCGGGCAGCCTCCACCACGCTGCAGTGA
- a CDS encoding peptidase C1 yields MTQTHLLARGSRADDVPAFKRALAAQLGDEAASFPGLLAPGDLYDADTEAACRRWQAGTGLVADGVAGPHAFTVLGLRQPAALEIRPDLQAVRQLFPQTKPANIVRYLPYVTDALEVAGLLDREMVLAALGTIRAETAGFVPIAEFPSRFNTLAGQPPFSAYEPGTPAGKALGNSQPGDGARYRGRGFVQLTGADNYARYTLAAGVDLVGRPELANSPEVAALLLALFLADHAPAMRAALATGRYAEARRLVNGGAHGLEEFRATVVQGLALWPAPTGAGRRRTRSQRPALDVVRDARKDPVDLRDRLYQPPPLSLPAQHPPAADVNTLFRDYRTLVRNQGRDASCTGYGLACVINFARWRQAGFGPGPESVSARMLYNYARRYDEYAGEDYGGSSCRGALKGWFNHGVCLESDWPDHQRPRYGYARRALQTTLGVYYRIDTTSITDLQAAVLQTHAIYVSAYTHAGWDELLGKAPSTRVPSHAALPLIAFDGVPSRQDGHAFAIVGFNERGFIVQNSWGPAWGLGGFAVLGYADWLANAMDAWVASLGVPGVVQGRLAAPRRGAGAAAGEGVDQGRWWLESRAYEHSVVVGNDGRVDRYAGPDELTRTLQHQGCALPDRWFRDDPVAASAPTRRLVLYAHGGLNSEAEAIERARAMGRYFTGNGCYPLFLVWKTGLAETLCDLVEDAQPVATRRAGGLLDAVTEVTDGIIEGTLGRGAGRRVWGEMKENARFACQPRRAGDLLADALQGLAATWGDALEIHLVGHSAGAIILGHLLELLAARGLAGRVASCHLYAPACTVEFANRYYAPQAGLMQRLWLDILSDQQEKDDNVAGLYRKSLLYLVSNALEPDRRTPLLGLERVLDAADAGWEGSSQTAQALQAWRDVSREVGLATRTGIVAVPRVPTLAGGGPKTLVRASHGSFDNNIDTVAATLARITGAPLRLPVDDLRGF; encoded by the coding sequence ATGACGCAGACCCACCTGCTGGCGCGCGGCAGCCGTGCCGACGATGTGCCGGCCTTCAAGCGCGCGCTGGCCGCCCAGCTGGGCGACGAGGCCGCCAGCTTTCCCGGCCTGCTGGCGCCGGGCGACCTGTACGACGCCGACACCGAGGCGGCCTGCCGCCGCTGGCAGGCCGGCACCGGCCTGGTGGCCGACGGCGTGGCCGGCCCGCACGCGTTCACCGTGCTCGGCCTGCGGCAGCCGGCGGCCCTGGAGATCCGGCCCGACCTGCAGGCCGTGCGGCAGCTGTTCCCGCAGACCAAGCCGGCCAACATCGTGCGCTACCTGCCGTACGTCACCGATGCGCTCGAGGTCGCCGGCCTGCTCGACCGGGAAATGGTGCTGGCCGCGCTGGGCACCATCCGCGCCGAGACGGCCGGCTTCGTGCCCATCGCCGAATTCCCCTCGCGCTTCAACACGCTGGCGGGCCAGCCGCCGTTCAGTGCCTACGAACCCGGCACGCCGGCGGGCAAGGCCCTGGGCAACTCGCAGCCGGGCGACGGCGCGCGCTACCGCGGCCGCGGCTTCGTGCAGCTGACCGGCGCCGACAACTACGCCCGCTACACGCTGGCGGCCGGCGTCGACCTGGTCGGCCGGCCCGAGCTGGCCAACTCGCCGGAGGTGGCGGCGCTGCTGCTGGCACTGTTCCTGGCCGACCATGCGCCGGCCATGCGGGCGGCGCTGGCCACCGGGCGCTACGCCGAGGCGCGCCGGCTGGTGAACGGCGGCGCGCACGGGCTGGAGGAGTTCCGCGCCACGGTCGTGCAGGGACTGGCGTTGTGGCCGGCCCCCACCGGCGCCGGCCGGCGCCGCACCCGGTCGCAGCGGCCGGCGCTGGACGTGGTGCGCGACGCCCGCAAGGACCCGGTCGACCTGCGCGACCGGCTGTACCAGCCGCCGCCGCTGTCATTGCCGGCCCAGCATCCGCCGGCGGCCGACGTGAATACCTTGTTCCGCGACTACCGGACGCTGGTGCGCAACCAGGGCCGCGATGCCTCCTGCACCGGCTACGGGCTGGCCTGCGTGATCAACTTCGCGCGCTGGCGCCAGGCCGGCTTCGGACCGGGGCCGGAGTCGGTCAGCGCGCGCATGCTCTACAACTACGCGCGCCGCTACGACGAGTACGCCGGCGAGGACTACGGCGGCTCCAGCTGCCGCGGCGCGCTCAAGGGCTGGTTCAACCATGGCGTGTGCCTGGAGTCCGACTGGCCCGACCACCAGCGCCCGCGCTACGGCTACGCCCGGCGCGCGCTGCAGACCACGCTGGGCGTGTACTACCGCATCGACACCACCTCGATCACCGACCTGCAGGCGGCGGTGCTGCAGACGCACGCCATCTACGTCTCCGCGTACACCCACGCCGGCTGGGACGAGCTGCTGGGCAAGGCGCCCTCGACCCGCGTCCCGAGCCACGCCGCGCTGCCGCTGATCGCCTTCGACGGCGTGCCGTCACGCCAGGACGGCCATGCCTTCGCCATCGTCGGCTTCAACGAGCGCGGCTTCATCGTGCAGAACTCCTGGGGCCCGGCTTGGGGCCTGGGCGGCTTCGCGGTACTGGGATACGCCGACTGGCTGGCCAACGCGATGGATGCTTGGGTCGCGTCGCTGGGCGTGCCGGGCGTCGTGCAGGGCCGCCTGGCCGCGCCTCGCCGGGGTGCCGGCGCGGCGGCCGGGGAGGGCGTCGACCAGGGCCGCTGGTGGCTGGAGTCGCGCGCCTACGAGCACAGCGTCGTGGTCGGCAACGACGGCCGGGTCGACCGCTACGCCGGCCCCGACGAACTCACGCGCACCCTGCAGCACCAGGGCTGCGCGCTGCCCGACCGCTGGTTCCGCGACGACCCGGTGGCGGCGTCGGCGCCCACCAGGCGCCTGGTGCTGTACGCCCACGGCGGCCTGAACAGCGAGGCCGAGGCGATCGAGCGGGCCCGCGCCATGGGCCGCTACTTCACCGGCAATGGCTGCTATCCGCTGTTCCTGGTGTGGAAGACCGGGCTGGCCGAGACCCTGTGCGACCTGGTGGAGGACGCCCAGCCCGTCGCCACCCGGCGCGCCGGCGGCCTGCTGGACGCGGTGACCGAGGTGACCGACGGCATCATCGAAGGCACCCTGGGCCGCGGGGCGGGCCGCCGGGTGTGGGGCGAGATGAAGGAGAACGCCCGCTTCGCCTGCCAGCCGCGCCGCGCCGGCGACCTGCTGGCCGACGCGCTGCAGGGCCTGGCCGCCACCTGGGGCGATGCGCTCGAGATCCACCTGGTTGGGCACTCGGCCGGCGCCATCATCCTGGGCCACCTGCTCGAGCTGCTGGCCGCGCGCGGGCTGGCCGGGCGGGTCGCCTCCTGCCACCTGTACGCGCCGGCCTGCACGGTCGAATTCGCCAACCGCTACTACGCGCCCCAGGCCGGGCTGATGCAGCGCCTGTGGCTGGACATCCTGTCCGACCAGCAGGAGAAGGACGACAACGTGGCGGGCCTGTACCGCAAGTCGCTGCTGTACCTGGTGTCCAACGCGCTGGAGCCCGACCGCCGCACGCCGCTGCTCGGGCTGGAGCGGGTGCTGGACGCGGCCGACGCCGGCTGGGAAGGCTCGTCGCAGACGGCGCAGGCCCTGCAGGCCTGGCGCGATGTGTCGCGCGAGGTCGGGCTGGCCACGCGCACCGGCATCGTGGCCGTGCCGCGCGTGCCCACCCTGGCGGGCGGCGGGCCGAAGACGCTGGTGCGCGCCAGCCACGGCAGCTTCGACAACAACATCGACACCGTCGCGGCCACGCTGGCGCGCATCACCGGCGCGCCGCTGCGGCTGCCGGTGGACGACCTGCGGGGGTTCTAG
- a CDS encoding HAD family hydrolase encodes MALDLTRVRALCFDVDGTIADTDDHLVARLATLLDVLPGVSGRRAERTARQLVMAAETPVHAAYARLDALGLDVPVSRLRARLKAIRQRGADPAHTRNPEAIDELPHDMVPGVQEMLVTLARDFPMCTISTGAVPRIERFLQHYGVRGHFTAVVGAETTRRMKPHPEPLRYAAAAMGVEPQHCLMVGDTTIDIRTAVAAGAQSVGVLCGFGTERELRVTGAQLILRTTSDLLAVLRPAEDPLQKTASPEPKI; translated from the coding sequence ATGGCCCTCGACCTCACCCGTGTCCGTGCGCTGTGCTTCGACGTCGACGGCACGATCGCGGACACCGACGACCACCTGGTGGCCCGGCTGGCCACCCTGCTGGATGTCCTGCCCGGGGTGAGCGGCCGCCGCGCCGAACGCACCGCCCGGCAGCTGGTGATGGCGGCCGAGACCCCGGTGCACGCGGCCTATGCCCGGCTCGACGCCCTGGGCCTGGACGTTCCCGTGTCACGGCTGCGGGCGCGCCTGAAGGCGATCCGGCAGCGCGGCGCCGACCCCGCCCACACGCGCAACCCGGAGGCGATCGACGAATTGCCGCACGACATGGTGCCGGGCGTGCAGGAGATGCTGGTCACGCTGGCGCGCGACTTCCCCATGTGCACGATCTCGACGGGCGCCGTGCCGCGCATCGAGCGCTTCCTGCAGCACTACGGGGTGCGCGGACATTTCACGGCGGTGGTCGGCGCCGAGACCACCCGCCGGATGAAGCCGCATCCCGAGCCGCTGCGGTACGCCGCCGCCGCCATGGGCGTGGAGCCGCAGCACTGCCTGATGGTCGGCGACACCACCATCGACATCCGCACCGCCGTGGCAGCGGGCGCCCAGAGCGTCGGCGTGCTGTGCGGATTCGGCACCGAGCGCGAACTGCGCGTCACCGGCGCGCAGTTGATCCTGCGCACCACCTCCGACCTGCTGGCCGTGCTGCGGCCGGCCGAGGACCCCCTGCAAAAGACCGCCAGCCCGGAGCCGAAGATCTGA